In Brachypodium distachyon strain Bd21 chromosome 5, Brachypodium_distachyon_v3.0, whole genome shotgun sequence, the genomic window CACCCAAGGTCGTCTTCTTCCAGGTGGCCAAGACTATGGCGCAGGGCGCCGCGAGACTCGTGAGCAAGTGGCAGACGGTGGCCCCGGCGCTCCCCGACGACCTCAGCTTGCGGGTGCTCGTCGTGAACCGGACGGTCAGATTCCAGGGCCTCTACatcggagacggcggctgccACGAAGCGCTCAAGATAATGACCCAGAGGTTCCCGGAGCTGGGAGCCACGGCCAACGACTGCCGGGAGATGAGCTGGCTGGAGTCCACGGCGTACGTATACTTCGGCCAGTTCGGCAATGCCAGCACGCCCGTCGAGGCGCTGCTGAACCGGACGTTTCCCGTGGGCTCGTTTCTGAAGCACAAGTCGGACTATGTGAAGACGCCCATCCCGGAGGCGTCGTGGGAGAAGATCCTGTCCTGGCCCTTTGGGGGAGCCACGGACGGGCAGCTCATGCTAGAGCCGCATGGCGGGAGTATGGGTGCCGCCTTTAAGGATTTCGAGACGCCCGGGCCCGGGCCCTACCCGCACCGACGCGGCGTGCTCTACAACATCCACTACATCGAGGTGTATTCAGAGAACCTGAGCACCAACCCGCCGAGCTGGATCACGGGGCTCTATGATTTCATGGAGCCGCTGGTGAGCAGCAACCCGAGGAGCGCGTACGTCAACTACCGGGATCTCGACATCGGCGTCAACAAGGACGGCGTGGCGAGCTACGAGAGCGCCAAGGTGTGGGGGGAGAGGTACTTCGGGGCGGCCAACTTCGAGAGGCTCGCGAGAATCAAGGCCAAGGTCGATCCGAAGAACCACTTCCGCCATGAGCAGAGCGTGCCGCTGATCTTCTAAATTAGCTAgactctgttttctttttctcttttaccCATCTCTCTGTCATCCTGTAGTATAAATAAATGAAAGATGTTTGTGAAAATCTAAGAAAATCTAGAAATCTACCGTTTGATATTCCGATGTTTTTCGAACACAATAAATTAACGGGGCGCCCCAGCGGGGATGAGCCGTGGCAGTGCCACCTTTCAAATTGCCCATCAGAACTGGCAAGGTCCACCTTGAGCCGCCGGATTTCGTCGGGCTTGGATCAGCCAGATCGCCTCAAGGGAAGGggggagagcggcggcgcgtgaATCGCCGTGAGGGGAGGGAGGCGTGTGCGTCCCCGCATGATTCAGGGAGGCGAGAATGGCGGTGCCGAGGGGCTGCGGGTGCGGCGACGCGGGGAGGGAAATTAAGGGGGAGGCAGCGGCGCACAAGGAGCAGTGAGAAAGGGAGGCGGCGTGCAAGAGgcggagagagaaaaaaggaatgaggaggaggaggggcatGTGGTTCATCCGCCCGGGGCGGTTAACCTCTAAAGAGGTTTCTCACGCCGTTGGTGTTACAAATATTGGTGCTTGCAGTCTTTGTTAGATCAATGGGGCTCTCTGCCCCTGTTTCATTCAAAAGAACGAAACGACATGGTGTCCATCTGTCTCAGCAGGGGGTTCCAACATAAGTTTTCCGGCCTATGGCCATAATTAATGCTACAGTATACAGCATAGCACAGAAAAGTTCCAAACACCTTTAAAAGGCAGATATTATAGAACATAGATCCACTGGGGAGAAACTAGTAGGGTTGACAATAAACTGAAGTAGACTTGGAGCTTAAAGGCATCATCATCTTGAATGTTCATCACCAAAATCCCTTGGCTGGCGTAAGCATCGAGGCGTCCATGGTAAGCATCGATATCGCCCTGCGTTTCTTCAGCCCGGGAGAAGCCTTGGGATCTTGGCCTATTTGCCCTCTAGCTGTAGAAGAATACGTTCCAGCGCATCCTGGTTTGCGATTGAGCATAGCACTTTCCATGATCGAAGGTGTTGCGGGACCATGCACCATACCACCTGCATAGAAGACCAGGATGTTGAACCAAAAAATAGATTATTACGACATTTCCAAAAGAGACAAAAGTATCGGTAGTCATGTTAATCACTTCATTAGTTTTGTTTCCCATCCAAAAGGAAGATGGATGTTCCAGGCTAGAGCCTAAATTTTTATTAAGTAAGGAACTCATGGGGCCCCAGATAAGTTTTGTATTCACAGCATAATAGACATGTGAGGTCACCCACTTGTTGGCGTTTAACCAGGTTGTCTCTAGCGAGAATTTTGTTATGGCTAAGTAACCAAAATTAGGTTTTGATCCTGGGGGTATATGGAGTTTCCAAACTGTGACTGAATGAACACTGGTGTAATTCCTCTAAAATTAACTACAACATATAATGAGTTGGTGGTATAAACTCCTTTACTGTCCAGCTTCCACGCCATTTGGTCTGGCTCATCAGAGAGGACAGTAGAAGAGATCAAGGCCACCAGTTCATGCCATAGTTGCATGACATGAGGGGTGAAACATCTCCTAAAGGTGAGTTTGATGTTCACTCCATCCCAAATCTCAGCCACAGACTTGTGGTGTTCATTGCAAATGAAATAAATATCCCAGTATTGTATAGCAAGGCTAGAGCCCCCTATCCATTGATCCTCCCAGAACTTAATAGTATTCCCATTCCCAACTTTCCACAAATAACCCCTTTTTGCAGCTTGTGCAGCTCAGAGCACTCCTTTCCAGAAAGGGGATGCAAAGGTATCAGAACAGGCAAAGATGTTTGGGGAGGTAGCATCATATTTTATATCAACGATTCTTTTCCAAAGTTTGTGGGTATCTAGATGGTATCTCTTGATCCAATTGGCCAGTAGATACACATTAAGATCCATCAAGCTGGGAATGCCTAAACCCCCAAAAGCTTGCTTCGTTGAGACTAATTCCAAGTTGGCAAGATGGTATTTGACATGCCCCTCATAGTTATCCCAAAGGTAGTGATCCATCTGAGAGTTGATTTCTTTAATGGCCTACTTAGGTAACTTGATAATGGACAATAGGTAAATAGGTATACTAGTAAGGAAGGATCTAATCAAAGTTAATCTTCCTCCATAAGAGAGGAGTCTTCCTCTCCCGCCAGCCACTCTCTTAATCACTCTGTCTACCACTGGCTAGAGATCTTCCTTTTTCAGTTTACAGAAGTGGAGTGGTACACCAAGGCATTTCATGGGCCATTTTTCCAGTTTGCATCCTAAGGTTTGGGCAAAAGGATTAATTGCCTCATCATCTAGGTGGATAGAATAGAGATCACTTTTATGGAAGTTTATCCTCATTCCAGACATTTGCTCAAAAAGGGATAAGAAccatttcagatttttttgctTTATGGAGATCATTATCAACAAACAGGAGGgtgtcatctgcatattgcaAACAAACTACCCCTGCTTGCTGTGTAGAGGGCATCAGGCCAAATATAAGGTTCATTGCAATAGCCTTAGAGAGGATTTTTTGTAAAGAGATCAGCTACAAATATTGAAAAGAATTAGGGACAGAGGATCCCCATGCCTGAGCCGTCAGCTAGTTTCGAAAAAATTACGGTCAGTGTCATTAAGTCAGACACCAATAGATCCTCTGAGGAGGATGCAATCCATCCAGCCTAGCCATTTGGGGTGGAAACCCCTCTAATGGAGAATATTTCTAAGAAATCCAATATCAACTCTATCATAAGCCTTTTCGTAGTCTAACTTACGAACCAGGCTAGGGGTTTTATTAGCATGCACATCATGGATGATTTCATGGGCGGTTACAACACTTTCAAGTATATATCTGCCTTTTAGGAAATAGTTTGGTTGGAACTAATGATTCTGTTAGCACAAGGGCTAATTCTATTGGTGCAAGCCTTAGAGAAGATTTTACAACTTTGGTCTGTATTTCTTGATGCTAGTTGCATCAGCTTTCTTAGGGATAACGGTGATCATGGAGTAATTCAGTCTGTACAGATCCAGTTTGCCATCCCAAAAGCAGTTAAAAAGTGCCAGAAGATCTGTCTTGATAGTTTCCCAAAATTTCTGATAGAACAGAAAGGGAAAGCCATCAGGG contains:
- the LOC100823430 gene encoding berberine bridge enzyme-like 18, with product MARTGRLAALVVSCIFLLYYVAAPSMASGAGFLQCLKTSIPSNLVLTRGSPSFEPVLVSSIRNAEQLGPAKANPPLSIVTPTNYSHVQSAVRCSARHGVRLRVRSGGHDYEGLSYRSTFTHDHEPFAVVDLFNLRHIMVDSVTPTPMAYVQSGATLGELYYAIGKQDPKLAFPAGLCPTIGVGGHLSGGGIGLMMRKYGISADNVIHATIVDAAGNLLEGREAMGEDLFWAIRGGGGGSFGIVLLWQVQLSPVPPKVVFFQVAKTMAQGAARLVSKWQTVAPALPDDLSLRVLVVNRTVRFQGLYIGDGGCHEALKIMTQRFPELGATANDCREMSWLESTAYVYFGQFGNASTPVEALLNRTFPVGSFLKHKSDYVKTPIPEASWEKILSWPFGGATDGQLMLEPHGGSMGAAFKDFETPGPGPYPHRRGVLYNIHYIEVYSENLSTNPPSWITGLYDFMEPLVSSNPRSAYVNYRDLDIGVNKDGVASYESAKVWGERYFGAANFERLARIKAKVDPKNHFRHEQSVPLIF